In a genomic window of Penaeus monodon isolate SGIC_2016 chromosome 27, NSTDA_Pmon_1, whole genome shotgun sequence:
- the LOC119590807 gene encoding thiopurine S-methyltransferase-like: protein MRAVHRLLLRVLALSRYSSPEMSEINRLDTWNERWEKGRTGWHKAEVNFALKNHGKTLLPTPGRRVLLPLCGKSVDLKWCYDEGHHVVGIEGVEKPVVDFFIEHNIPYSVDQLSWAKLYKSGDSRLQLYCCDLFSIDVEAIGKFDSVFDRGSLVAIYEDDRERYAELMKSILSSDFRYLVNLTQYTPTENFNGPPRNVPTALVQKLFGDKISIEVLETLDRTEEDPKVKGTWGLDSMFEVVALLTPKE from the exons ATGAGAGCAGTCCATCGTCTGCTCCTCAGAGTCCTCGCGTTATCACGTTATTCCTCCCCCGAAATGAGTGAAATAAACCGTCTGGACACATGGAATGAACGGTGGGAGAAAGGTAGAACCGGCTGGCACAAGGCTGAAGTTAATTTTGCCTTAAAGAATCACGGAAAGACGCTTTTGCCGACTCCCGGACGCCGAGTGCTCCTGCCTCTGTGTGGAAAGTCCGTCGATCTGAAATG gTGCTATGATGAAGGACATCATGTTGTTGGCATTGAAGGAGTTGAAAAGCCAGTTGTAGATTTCTTCATTGAACACAATATTCCCTATAGTGTAGACCAGCTATCATGGGCAAAATTATACAAG tctgGCGATAGTCGGCTTCAACTCTATTGCTGCGACCTTTTCAGCATTGATGTAGAGGCAATAGGAAAATTTGATTCTGTGTTCGACAGAGGGTCATTAGTAGCCATCTATGAAGACGATAGAGAAAG GTATGCTGAACTAATGAAATCCATACTGAGTAGTGATTTCCGTTACTTGGTCAATCTGACTCAGTATACTCCTACTGAGAATTTTAATGGACCACCAAGAAATGTCCCAACTGCTCTTGTTCAGAAGCTTTTTG GAGATAAAATCAGCATTGAAGTTCTGGAGACCCTTGATAGGACAGAAGAGGATCCCAAAGTAAAAGGAACTTGGGGTTTGGATTCCATGTTTGAAGTTGTGGCTTTGCTCACTCCCAAGGAATAG